The following nucleotide sequence is from Chelonia mydas isolate rCheMyd1 chromosome 5, rCheMyd1.pri.v2, whole genome shotgun sequence.
TGCTGGACTGAACTAAACATAAAAGATTGAAAGTAAAGTGGAATGGTGGGCTCACTACACTAGACAAAAGCAGTGACTTTCTAAGGGGGAGTAAATACTTCATATATTGTCTGGATTTTGAACAAAATCCTTCAATCTCAGCTCTGGCTCAGGCATATGAATTTCACAGATTGCTTGACTACAGCAAGCTTGGGACCAGCTGTATAACTTgattaaagcaaagaaaaatcattggaaaatttcagtcagaCAGTACCAGTGGCAACATGTGGAACTAAAATAGTGAATGCTCTGTCGGTATGTGTGAGAATGTAATGCTAACGATCTGGGGCAGTTGAAACATTAAAACTAAATATTATATTTTGAAGAGGGTTTGGACTAGGGAGAGGAGGTGATAGTAAGGGAAATCTTCACTTTCATTTACTAACAGCAAGAAGGGGGGCACAAAGTTAATCTTCCTCCTCCTAGAAGGGAGAGGTGGTGTTCCGATTGACTGTAATCCAGCTGTTTGAGTCTTAACTCTTGTGTTTCAAAGCTGAGAGGTAAGAAACAAAAGCTGATGTGCACTAGTATGGTGGCTAACTGAAACTAAACCATTCAAGGGCTGCTAGAAACTGAAGACGTTCATAGTGCTGGAAAATGTTCACGAAAACATTTTGGAGTACTTTGAATCTCTTGGCAATGTACTTAAAATTGCTTTGCAGTTTGTCATTTTTCTCCTGCTTTATGATGTATATAGTTTGTCAAGTGTGAACATACAGATATTAAAATACTGcttatttctgtattttaaaaaaacccttagaCTGTTCAAGTCAGTATTTTCTCTCCTCTTCACTGTTGGAAGGAAACTGCAgacatgccatttatttaaataaaaataagagccCTCTACAGAGCTCTAGGGACCCTAACAAATAATGTAATAACATAACCTGCTTGCTTCCCTCTGTGAAGACTGGAGGATCTGATTTCtattgtgtgatttttaaataacAAACGTTTTAGATTTAAGAAGCCATTCGTTTGCATCATAAAAAGGCACAAACTTCCGGGTGCGCTTTGCAAGCCACCTCTTAAATAAAGCAAAGTTTGCTCTGCACTTTTATTATCTTGTTCAGAATGGTGCATTTTTGTATAAGCCCACctattttatttcccttctgcCTGTAATACATATGTTCTGTAGCTGCTAGTGGACTGGAGGTGTCAAATCTCCCAGTTTATAAAGGCTAACTCCAAACGCTGAATAACAAAAAGCAGATTGTCAATTAATTACAGAAGAGTAGCTAGTCACTGCATGCCTATTGAATTGATGGCTGAAATAATACTGTGCTCTTTCTACAGCATTTTCAGGTTGTTGCAAGGGTTAGCTATATATTAGAGAGGGTACAGTGAATATTCTGTCCATGTTCACGTAGTCAGTGGCACCCCTTACCCTCTGGTTGCTAATTGCATTAGAGTACACTCCTCTTTCAATGGGGAGACACTGGTTGTGCCACAGAAGATAGTGGCATGGGAATTATTTGGCACATACGGCTCCATGAGACTGAGTTCCAAAGTGTTAAGGGAGCATTAGGAGAGGGAGCTGTGGCTCTCAGTGATGTGTATATAGCCTGTTGCCTTTTTGGCCTCTTTCTGGTTGCTGTCCTCCACTATTGTGGATTTCCTGCTAATTTAAGAATTCCATTTTAAGTTGCCCTCTGCTAGACTATGTATTAGGGTTTTGGGAATGGGTGCACAGTTAGATGTACTCTGCTGTAGGAACGAATGACGGTCAGCATGGGCTTGGTGGGCAGCTATTCAACCCTTGGTCATTCTACAGTGGTGATAATGGTTTTGAGATGAATTTCCCCTCTAATTTCCcttgttttcttccagataacTATTATCTTTAAATCATACCAGGACTGCACAGAGCAGAAGGTGTACCAGGCAGTCACTGATGACCTACCGGCGGCTTTTGTAGATGGCACAACAAGTGGAGGTGACAGTGACGCCAAGAGCTTGCGCATAGTggagagagtcagtggcagataCATGGAGATGCACGCCAGGTACATCGGGACCACTGTGTTTGTGCGCCAAGTTGGACGTTACCTAACGCTGGCCATTCGCATGCCAGAAGAGCTGGCCATGGCTTATGAAGAAAGCCAGGACCTGCAGCTGTGTGTGAACGGCTGCCCCTCGAGTGAACGCATTGATGATAGTGGTCACTTACCTTTGCCCGTTATGGGGCAGCTTCTTCCACATGCTGCCTCTACTCAGCCCCAGTCTGTGTACACACTGGAGAGTGCCACTACCAAATGCCATGAGAAGATGCTGGTGAAGGACATCTATTTTTACTCTTGTGTGTTCGATCTGCTCACCACTGGTGATGCTAacttcacagcagcagctcatagTGCTTTGCAGGACGTAGAGGCACTGCACCCCAGGAAAGAGCGCTGGCACATCTTCCCCAACAGTGGAAATGGTGACATGGGCAAGAATAGCAAATTGTCCGTTAGTCTTGGACTTGTGTGCTTAATCCTTGTTGCgtttttgtagggttttttgtctataacaaagttttaaaatatatattgtcatAATATATTGAGTAAAGCTAAGAGTATATATGTATATACCATGTATATGAAGGGATGTTTGTCTTGGGACACCCGCCAGATTGTACATATCATGTTTCTGTTTTACATGTATGTTGGATGTAATATTCTTTGATTGTATCAATTTGTTTTGCAGTTGGTGAAATGTTTTATAATGTCCCTGCATTGGGACCTCATAGAAagcactttattttttatatatcaaATATTTATGTGTGTATCTGGGTAATATGTATAATACACATGTACATacaccccacccagtgctcccTCTAAGTATTACATAGTTTTACAAACTTTATATGTAAGTACTTTTTCTATGTTCCTCTTCTTTCGACCCTTAATTTCCTCCCAAGACCACCAGTCATTCTACTGTGAATACAACACACTAACTTGCTGTTCTCTCTAAGTGGATCATTCAGAACAGAGTCTGCTTATGATTTATACAGCAATGTGCTGTAGGTAGAACAGTCTTGGGTGTTTGAAGTGTTCTCTAGCTCATTTGACATGTTTTAATTGCATAGCATGGCATTTGAATATTGCCCTTCCCTCAAGACTGTTAGTTTTGTTCTGTGAAAGGGTTGAAATCGAGGGATCATTTGGTTGCCTAGGCTTAAGGAGAGCACCTGACATTCTTTTAAATTTGCCTAGGTTAAGTGAAGTTGGTTGTATCACTGTAGGATGTCAAGGAGCGTGCTGGGAAATTTTGCCTATGCGCGCACTCCACACAAGCacacttttccttaacagtcccTGTCACAGCTGTCCACCTTCTCTGGGGCTGAATGGGGGCTTGCAGTTTGAATCTAATCAGCTGGAGGGGTGCTAAGTGACCTAAGAAATTCCCTTCCATAAGCCGTGCTTCGACCAAATGTGTTAGAATATAGGGAGAGGGGGATTTTAGCAGAGTCCTCATGCATGGTAGGGATAAAGTTCAACCATTGGGTCACTGAATCAATCTAGTGCCTTAAATTATTTCAAGAAAGAGGTAACATCTTACTTAGTAAAGATTTTTCAAGAGTAAAAATACACACAtgtgccactcccccccccctccccccccgccccccgtcatGATTGCTAATCGGTCTAAGTGTTGTATTCTGTTTTTCCCTTGGAAACAGTTTAGTGTAGATTAGTGAGTCACTAGCATTccaaggggtatgtctacactgcattttaaaacctacggccatgagtctcagagcccaggtctacagactcgg
It contains:
- the RGMB gene encoding repulsive guidance molecule B isoform X2 — its product is MGRAAPSCAAAGAEQRRRRLHPPQPAALFLLFNVGLLLRTGNCQLQTPCRIQKCTTDFVSLTSHLNSALDGFDLEFCKALRAYSACTYRNSKVCRGNLVYHSAVLGISDLMSQRNCSKDGPTSSTNPEVTHDPCSYSGRRGARELRGGEQTPPTYLFCGLFGDPHLRTFKDHFQTCKVEGAWPLIDNNYLSVQVTNVPLVPGSSATATNKITIIFKSYQDCTEQKVYQAVTDDLPAAFVDGTTSGGDSDAKSLRIVERVSGRYMEMHARYIGTTVFVRQVGRYLTLAIRMPEELAMAYEESQDLQLCVNGCPSSERIDDSGHLPLPVMGQLLPHAASTQPQSVYTLESATTKCHEKMLVKDIYFYSCVFDLLTTGDANFTAAAHSALQDVEALHPRKERWHIFPNSGNGDMGKNSKLSVSLGLVCLILVAFL